AGCTCGCGCTCGCTTGCTCGGGTCACCGGTCCGGCCAGTTGCACGCTGCCGTGCTGCAGGTATTTCCGGCCGTCGTGCTCGTGCAGTTCCAGCACCGTGCCGTCCGGCAAGTTGGCTTCCGCCAAGGTGATTCGCGGCTTCATCGCTCTGCTTCTTCTTCGGTTGTCTTGGAAAACAACGACCCCGGCGGAGTGCCGGGGTCGTCAGTTTTGGGCTTTTCGGATCCCTTCGGGCACCGGTTCCGGGAGGTCCCGGCACCCTCTCGCGGATCAGAGACCTGCTTTCAGCGTGGACGATGCCTTGAAGCCGACGGACTTGGAGGCGGCGATCTTCATTGCTTCGCCGGTCTTGGGGTTGCGACCCTGACGAGCGGCGCGCTTCTTCACTTCGAAAGTGCCGAAGCCGATGATCTGGACCTTCTTGTCCTTCTTCACGCCCTTTTCGATGGAGGTGAGAACGGCGGCAAGAGCGTCCTCGGCGGCGCGCTTGGTAGCGTCCTTACCGAGGGCTTTCTGAATGGCTTCAACAAGTTCAGCTTTGTTCATGGCGAGGACGGTATTGCGGTCCGGACCCTTGTTTGGCAAGCTAAAATAGAAGCCCGCCAGCCCGCCCCGCCCTTAGAGCCAAGCACGTTAGCGGCCCTTCCACACCCCCGCCGACAGCCCGTTACGAGAGTCATCGTAACACCCCGATCCAACCCTAACCGATGCCTCCCGAACCCGCCGAAGACAGCGACCTGAAACGCGCCGAACAGGTGATCGCCGGTGCCGCCCACGCCGCGACAGTGCACTTCGCAAACAATCTGTTAGTCGCTGCCGCGTTGCGCGGCTACATCGCCCCGGATGAGGACGAAGAAATCAAGCTACGATACACCCAGTACTTGAGCGTACGCACCGCGCTCCTCTCCCTGTTAGGGACCATGGAACCCGCGAGCGGCAGGAATGCCGCCGAATGGCGCAGCGGGTTACCCCGCTTCAGCGCGGCCTTCGCAGCCGCTTGTCTCCTGCTTCGCGGGGCATTGGGCCTTGTGGATCAAGCGAAAGGCTCGCGTCTCCTGCGCAAGAAGCTGGATGAGGCGGACTCCCTGCGCGGCATCCCGCGCAAGACCTTCACCGCCATCTACCGCTCTTGCACGGATACCTCCCGCCTCCACCGCTTCCGCGATGCCGCGGATTTCTACTATGCGCACCGTAGGGAGATCCATGCCACCGCACCCGCCGGTATCCTCGCCGCTCTAACAGACTGCGAGCCTTGGATCGACGCATGCCGCTCCGGCATCTCCCGCCGCCGCCTCGGCTACCGCTGGTTCTCCTTCAGGCGCCGCCATCACTCCGCGTGGAAAAAATCCATCTTCGGCTTCTTCGAACTCTCCGGCCGGGCGATCGCGGATCTGCGTCAGCCGGGGGTGAAAGCCTCCGGAGCGGCGAAGCGTGTCAGCATCCCCCTGCGGGAGCGCGCCCTCGCCCTCGCCCGCCCGGGGGATATCTTCGTGACCCGGCACGATGACGCCCTGAGCAATCTCTTCCTCCCCGGCCACTGGCCGCACGCCGCCCTCTACCTCGGCAGCCCGGAGCAGCGCCGCCAGCTCGGCCTCGTCCTGCCCCCGCCCCTCGAACGCCGCCTCGCGGGGGAGGTCTGCTTTCTGGAGGCGAAGAAGGACGGCGTTCTCCTTCGCCCCCCGGACGACACCCTCGCCGTGGATGCCTTCGTGATCCTCCGCTCCCCCCTCGGCCCTCCCGATCTCGCGACCGTCCTAACCCGCGCCATGGACCATGCGGGCAAGCCCTTCGACTTCTCCTTCGATTTCCGGAGGGCCGAGCGCCTCGCCTGCACCGAGCTCGTCTACCGCGCCTACCACCACTGCGGGCCGGTCGTCTTCTCCCTGATCGAGGTCTCCGCCCGCCCCTGCCTCCCGGCGGAGGAGCTCATCTCCCAATCCCTCGCCCAAGGATTTCGGGTCGTCGCGGCCTGCGGCGTGGGAAATGACGAAATCATTTCGGGTCCCCGGGCAGAGCTCCTCCTGCACGCCAGCCGGAGTGCACTTTGAAGCACCCGTAAGTCCCACAAAACGAGTGTTTTCCTGAGCTTGTGAAAAATTTCACAAATAGCTCTTGCGCCGTTATAAAACCCTTTGATACAGCCCCCGCGCGCTTTCGCCAGCCGCATCCCTTTCTCGGCATGACTCGTCGCTCCATTTTTTCCATTCTGTTCGCATGGCTCTGCTGTGCGGTGCCGGCTTTCGCGGCGGATGCGGCCCACGGTGCCGGTCACTCCGGTCACGATCACCTCCCGGCCCACGCCGAGGCCATCTTCGAGCTCGGGCCCTTCGTCATCACGAACTCGATGCTGATGGTCTGGATCGTCGCCGCCTTCATCATCGTGGTCGCCCAGCTGGCCACCAAGAAGCTCACCCTCGTCCCCGCCGGCCTCCAGAACTTCGTCGAGTGGATCGTCGAGAGCCTCTACAACTTCCTCGAGGGCATCCTCGGCGCGCACCTCGTGAAGCGCACCTTCTGGTTCTTCGGCACCATCTTCGTCCTCATCCTCTTCACGAACTGGTTCGGCCTCATCCCTGGCGTCGGCACGGTTGGCTGGCAGCTCAGCGGCTCCGGCGTGGATCCCCACGATACCTTCCGCCCCTTCCTGCGCGGTGGTAATGCCGACCTGAACATGACCGCCGCGATGGCCTTCACCTTCGCACTCCTCTGGTTCTACTGGGCCCTCACGGAGAACGGCATCAAGGGCTTCTTCGCCCACATCTTCGCCCCGAAGGGCAAGTTCGGCGGCATCATGGCGGTGCTCATGATCGTTGTCTTCGGCTTCGTCGGCATCCTCGAAGTCATCTCGATCCTCTTCCGCCCCGTCGCCCTCTCCTTCCGTCTCTACGGTAACATCTTCGCGGGTGAGAACATCCTCGAGAACATGATGCTCGTCGTCGGCGACAACAAGTGGCTCGCCTGGCTTCCGCCGCTTCCCTTCTACTTCATGGAGCTCCTCGTCGGCCTGATCCAGGCTCTCGTGTTCATGCTCCTCACCGCCGTCTTCCTCAAGCTGATCTGCGACCACGGCGATCACCACGACGAGGACCACAAGGACCACGCTCATTGAAAAGCTTTCCCGTCCTGACCATGGCACAGACCGTGGGGGTCGGGCGTAACACCAAAACAGAACAACCAACATGACCCTCGATCTCCTTGCCCAGACCGCCGAAGCTGTCTCCGGCCTCAAAGGTAACTTCCACGTCGCCTTTGCCGCTGTTGGCGCTGCCGTCGGCATCGGCCTGCTCGGCTCTAAGGCTGCTGAAGCCACCGGCCGCAACCCCGGCGCCGCCGGTAACATCCTGACGCTGTCGATCATTCTCGCAGCTCTTATCGAAGGTATCGTCTTCTTCGCGATCTTCCTCGCCAAGTAAGCCTTCCCGGCGCGGAGGTCCCCGTGACCTCCGCGCCACCCTTTCCTTTTCCCGCCTGATTTCACCGATTCTCCAGCATTTCGTCCGATGACCACGATTCTCGATCTCCTGGCCGCAGCTCCTCCCGTCGAAGCAGACGGCGGCGTTGCCGGTGAAATCTTCCGCACCTTCAAGATCGACTGGGCTTTCTTCATCAGCCAGGTCGTTTCCTTCCTGATCGTCGCCTTCCTGCTCAAGAAGTTCGCCTTCGGCCCCATCCAAGCCATGCTCGAGCAACGCCGCGCCCGCATCGCGGAGGGTGAGTCCAAGCTGATCCAGATCCAGCAGCAGCTCGCGGAGTCCGAGGCTTCCACCGCCGCCGCCATCGCGAAGGCGAATGAAGATGCCGCCCGCCTGATCAACGAGGCCAAGACCAGCGCCGCCGCCCTCACCGAGCAGAAGGCCCAGGAGGCCATCGCCGGTGCCCAGCAGATCCTCGCGAAGGCCGAAGCCGCCGCCCAAGCCGAGCGCGCCGCCATCAAGGCCGAGCTCAAGCAGGAGTTTGGTCGCCTCGTCGCCTCCACCACCGCCCAAGTCACCGGTAAGGTCCTCACCTCCGACGACCAAGCCCGCCTCAGCCAGGAAGCCCTCGCTACGGTCGAGCGCTAATCTCCTTTCTCCGCCTCGTCATGAAGATCTCCAAGACCGCCACCATCACCGCCCGCCGCATTTTCCGGCTTTGCCAGAGCGGTCCCCGCCTTGACGAGGCCAAGCTTTCCGCGGCCGTGCGCCAGCTCGCCACCGAGAAGCCCCGCGGCTACCGCGGTGTCCTCGTGGCGCTCAAGCGTCTCGTCCGCCTCGATGCCGAGCGCCGCCGCGTGATCGTGGAGAGCGCCACCGAGCTCGACCAAGGCGCCCGTGACCGCATCGTTTCGAACATCGCGGTGAAGTACGGCGTCGATCTCGCCTTCGAATTCCGCACCAATCCCGAACTCCTCGGCGGCCTCAAGATCCGCGTCGGTAACGACGTCTTCGACGGTTCCGTGAAGGGTCGCCTCGACCGCCTCGCCAACGCTTTCTGATTTCGCCTCTCTCCTTTTAAAACTAACCACCGATAACCGGAACCCTTCCAATGAGCAGCATCCTCCAGGAACTCGAAAAGGAGATCGCCAACGCCTCGGCCTCCGTC
This is a stretch of genomic DNA from Luteolibacter rhizosphaerae. It encodes these proteins:
- a CDS encoding HU family DNA-binding protein produces the protein MNKAELVEAIQKALGKDATKRAAEDALAAVLTSIEKGVKKDKKVQIIGFGTFEVKKRAARQGRNPKTGEAMKIAASKSVGFKASSTLKAGL
- a CDS encoding YiiX/YebB-like N1pC/P60 family cysteine hydrolase yields the protein MPPEPAEDSDLKRAEQVIAGAAHAATVHFANNLLVAAALRGYIAPDEDEEIKLRYTQYLSVRTALLSLLGTMEPASGRNAAEWRSGLPRFSAAFAAACLLLRGALGLVDQAKGSRLLRKKLDEADSLRGIPRKTFTAIYRSCTDTSRLHRFRDAADFYYAHRREIHATAPAGILAALTDCEPWIDACRSGISRRRLGYRWFSFRRRHHSAWKKSIFGFFELSGRAIADLRQPGVKASGAAKRVSIPLRERALALARPGDIFVTRHDDALSNLFLPGHWPHAALYLGSPEQRRQLGLVLPPPLERRLAGEVCFLEAKKDGVLLRPPDDTLAVDAFVILRSPLGPPDLATVLTRAMDHAGKPFDFSFDFRRAERLACTELVYRAYHHCGPVVFSLIEVSARPCLPAEELISQSLAQGFRVVAACGVGNDEIISGPRAELLLHASRSAL
- the atpB gene encoding F0F1 ATP synthase subunit A, which produces MTRRSIFSILFAWLCCAVPAFAADAAHGAGHSGHDHLPAHAEAIFELGPFVITNSMLMVWIVAAFIIVVAQLATKKLTLVPAGLQNFVEWIVESLYNFLEGILGAHLVKRTFWFFGTIFVLILFTNWFGLIPGVGTVGWQLSGSGVDPHDTFRPFLRGGNADLNMTAAMAFTFALLWFYWALTENGIKGFFAHIFAPKGKFGGIMAVLMIVVFGFVGILEVISILFRPVALSFRLYGNIFAGENILENMMLVVGDNKWLAWLPPLPFYFMELLVGLIQALVFMLLTAVFLKLICDHGDHHDEDHKDHAH
- a CDS encoding ATP synthase F0 subunit C, with product MTLDLLAQTAEAVSGLKGNFHVAFAAVGAAVGIGLLGSKAAEATGRNPGAAGNILTLSIILAALIEGIVFFAIFLAK
- a CDS encoding ATP synthase F0 subunit B, yielding MTTILDLLAAAPPVEADGGVAGEIFRTFKIDWAFFISQVVSFLIVAFLLKKFAFGPIQAMLEQRRARIAEGESKLIQIQQQLAESEASTAAAIAKANEDAARLINEAKTSAAALTEQKAQEAIAGAQQILAKAEAAAQAERAAIKAELKQEFGRLVASTTAQVTGKVLTSDDQARLSQEALATVER
- a CDS encoding F0F1 ATP synthase subunit delta, with amino-acid sequence MKISKTATITARRIFRLCQSGPRLDEAKLSAAVRQLATEKPRGYRGVLVALKRLVRLDAERRRVIVESATELDQGARDRIVSNIAVKYGVDLAFEFRTNPELLGGLKIRVGNDVFDGSVKGRLDRLANAF